In Pseudanabaena yagii GIHE-NHR1, the following proteins share a genomic window:
- a CDS encoding type II toxin-antitoxin system HicA family toxin: MSTKVRDLIKLLEADGWFLVDTVGSHRQYKHPTKAGKVTVAGKLSDDVRKGTLASILRQAGLK; the protein is encoded by the coding sequence ATGAGCACAAAGGTACGCGATCTGATTAAGTTGCTTGAGGCTGATGGGTGGTTTTTGGTTGATACTGTGGGTAGTCATAGGCAATATAAGCATCCGACTAAAGCAGGAAAGGTGACGGTGGCGGGTAAGTTGAGCGATGATGTGCGTAAAGGAACGTTGGCAAGTATTCTCAGACAGGCAGGTTTAAAATGA
- a CDS encoding chloride channel protein yields the protein MALGITALQKWLNPKRLAIIEACLIGLVAGLAAVVLKIGIGWLGGWRVHIAQEIPAWIALPLIGLTGGFLSGFLIEKFATEASGSGIPQVKAALGYIPVALNFRVAVVKLASTILSLGSGLALGRQGPTVQIGAAIAGQVSQWIPNSPEYQRQLIAAGAAAGLAAGFNAPIAGVLFVIEELLHDVSSLTLGTAILASFIGGVVSRILTGQGLSQSIPQVQFSAQEIPFLLLLGLLVGWFAALFNNSVINVTKWNRQTFRMGLSWRIAIAGCLSGIAIAMLPMDFRDSSGLQLFLAMGQSDWQITAGAFVVRFILTLIACSAETPGGLFVPSLILGAALGSLVGNLEHSFLGIGTLATYSLSGMGAFFGAVAKVPITAFVIVFEITMDFNIILPLMITSVVAYLCAEKYAPNSLYTRLLELKGIYLQTEIVTEGLWDGMRALDVMQRQVEALPEQMTIDEAIQFFGRSRHRGFPVVADDELVGIITQMDLGKVQERKLSGDMEISQIMTTKPITVSPEESLSQVLYLLSYYKLSRLPVIDRHKLVGIITRSDILRAQAKRLRGVSSKTTKPSYLVYQRRGTATGKGRLLLPLANPQTAPYLIEIGLAIAVARNYELECLHIITLAPHLSLSETPVDLNPSLELFQTATVAAELKQVSLHTQIRVAHDISQAILEVAGDRDNNLLLIGWHGKSVSPERILEDIVDTVVQQASCDVMLVKFSDRLQKFNPFKQEFKKPNISFNRWLIPIAGSSNTENALLLMPALINLAPYPEIYLCQVFSPNDKDYESSQMEKYAESLYKSLRFSVGQIAVCAKSTADAIVDLANQQRSDVIMLGASHENFFQQMLHGNIPEAIARNSDRTIIIFRKKL from the coding sequence ATGGCTTTAGGAATAACAGCATTACAGAAATGGTTAAATCCCAAACGGTTAGCCATTATCGAAGCTTGTCTAATTGGTCTAGTGGCAGGCTTAGCGGCAGTAGTGCTCAAAATCGGTATTGGTTGGCTAGGAGGGTGGCGCGTCCATATTGCCCAAGAAATACCTGCATGGATCGCATTACCTTTAATTGGACTAACTGGGGGATTTCTATCAGGATTTTTAATTGAAAAGTTTGCTACGGAGGCTTCAGGTAGTGGCATTCCTCAAGTTAAGGCAGCCCTCGGTTATATTCCTGTGGCGCTCAATTTTCGTGTGGCAGTTGTCAAGCTAGCTAGCACAATCTTGTCCTTGGGCTCAGGCTTAGCCCTTGGTCGGCAGGGGCCAACGGTGCAAATTGGAGCTGCGATCGCAGGACAGGTGAGCCAATGGATTCCCAACTCGCCCGAATATCAGCGCCAACTGATTGCCGCAGGAGCCGCCGCAGGACTCGCCGCAGGTTTTAATGCGCCGATCGCTGGGGTGCTATTTGTGATCGAAGAACTGCTGCATGATGTTTCTAGCTTGACATTAGGCACAGCAATTCTTGCCTCATTTATTGGTGGTGTGGTTTCGCGGATCTTGACAGGACAGGGATTAAGTCAGAGCATTCCGCAGGTGCAATTTTCGGCTCAAGAGATTCCGTTTTTGCTATTACTGGGATTATTAGTCGGCTGGTTTGCGGCGCTATTTAATAACAGCGTTATTAATGTGACTAAATGGAATCGCCAAACCTTTCGGATGGGATTGTCGTGGCGGATAGCGATCGCAGGTTGTTTGTCAGGAATAGCGATCGCCATGCTACCAATGGACTTTCGAGATAGTTCTGGCTTACAGCTATTTTTAGCGATGGGACAATCGGACTGGCAGATTACGGCAGGAGCTTTTGTAGTGCGCTTTATCCTGACTCTGATTGCCTGTAGTGCGGAGACTCCGGGGGGCTTATTTGTACCGAGTTTGATTTTAGGGGCAGCATTAGGTTCATTGGTGGGGAATTTAGAGCATTCTTTCTTGGGCATAGGAACCCTCGCAACCTATTCGCTTTCGGGAATGGGCGCATTTTTTGGGGCAGTGGCAAAGGTTCCGATTACTGCATTTGTGATTGTGTTTGAGATCACGATGGATTTTAATATCATCTTGCCATTGATGATTACGAGCGTTGTTGCCTATCTCTGTGCTGAGAAATATGCACCCAACTCCTTGTATACGCGCTTATTAGAACTCAAGGGGATTTACTTACAAACGGAAATTGTCACTGAGGGACTATGGGATGGGATGAGAGCGTTAGATGTGATGCAGCGTCAGGTGGAGGCATTGCCTGAACAGATGACTATTGATGAAGCGATCCAGTTTTTCGGGCGATCGCGCCATCGTGGGTTTCCTGTGGTTGCCGATGATGAATTAGTAGGTATAATCACTCAAATGGATTTGGGCAAAGTGCAGGAGAGAAAGCTATCGGGAGATATGGAGATTTCTCAAATCATGACGACCAAACCGATTACCGTTAGTCCAGAAGAAAGCCTATCTCAGGTTCTCTATTTGCTTTCCTATTATAAACTGTCCCGTTTACCAGTCATCGATCGCCACAAACTTGTAGGAATTATCACCCGCAGTGATATTCTCCGTGCTCAAGCTAAACGCTTACGGGGAGTCAGTTCTAAAACTACAAAACCTTCCTATTTGGTTTATCAGAGACGGGGTACTGCCACAGGCAAAGGACGCTTGTTATTACCATTGGCTAATCCTCAGACAGCACCCTACTTAATTGAAATTGGCTTAGCGATCGCTGTTGCTCGTAACTACGAATTAGAATGCCTGCATATTATTACCCTCGCCCCCCATCTATCCCTGTCGGAGACTCCTGTCGATTTAAATCCTAGTTTGGAACTTTTTCAAACGGCAACGGTGGCAGCGGAATTGAAACAGGTTTCTTTACATACCCAGATACGAGTCGCCCATGATATCAGTCAAGCAATTTTAGAAGTAGCTGGCGATCGCGATAATAATCTGCTCTTAATTGGCTGGCATGGCAAGTCTGTATCACCAGAGCGAATCCTCGAAGATATTGTGGATACGGTAGTGCAGCAAGCAAGTTGTGATGTGATGCTCGTAAAATTTAGCGATCGCCTCCAAAAATTTAATCCCTTTAAACAGGAATTTAAGAAGCCGAATATTTCCTTCAATCGCTGGTTAATTCCTATTGCTGGTAGTTCCAATACTGAAAATGCATTATTACTAATGCCTGCATTAATCAATCTTGCACCCTATCCCGAAATTTATCTCTGTCAAGTCTTTTCTCCTAATGACAAAGATTATGAATCTAGCCAAATGGAAAAATACGCAGAATCCTTATATAAATCTTTGCGTTTCTCCGTAGGACAAATTGCCGTTTGTGCCAAATCAACCGCCGATGCGATCGTCGATCTCGCCAATCAGCAACGCAGCGATGTAATTATGCTTGGTGCAAGCCATGAAAACTTTTTCCAACAGATGCTTCATGGCAATATTCCTGAAGCGATCGCCCGCAATAGTGACAGAACAATCATTATTTTTCGGAAAAAGCTTTAA
- a CDS encoding winged helix-turn-helix transcriptional regulator — protein MSKSVDVFVEPEISCGAVYQGDRASCPVEATLEAIGGRWKVLILHELFNGTRRFGELHRGLRGITQKMLTQQLREMERDGLIHREIYMQVPPKVEYSLTDLGRTLQPVLDAMHLWGKKYIEQR, from the coding sequence ATGTCTAAATCTGTTGATGTGTTTGTTGAGCCTGAGATTAGTTGTGGTGCGGTGTATCAGGGTGATCGTGCTAGTTGTCCTGTTGAAGCCACATTAGAAGCAATTGGAGGACGCTGGAAGGTATTGATCTTGCATGAGTTGTTTAATGGAACTAGGCGCTTTGGGGAATTACACCGAGGTTTGCGTGGGATAACTCAGAAAATGTTGACGCAACAGTTGCGAGAGATGGAGCGCGATGGGTTGATTCATCGCGAGATTTATATGCAAGTTCCGCCTAAGGTGGAGTACTCACTGACAGATCTGGGTAGAACTTTGCAGCCTGTGCTAGATGCGATGCACCTTTGGGGCAAGAAGTATATTGAGCAGAGATAG
- a CDS encoding pentapeptide repeat-containing protein, which yields MANNEHLIQLQKGVGSWNFWRSQKHRAQIDLSEADLAYAEVSKADFSGADLSLANLGGANLVGANLREANLTLANLSGANLSLASFQDVTLCMTNLSGTNLSLANLSAVNLSLANLSGANLSGAVLRNANLMGVNLSGADLTNADLSDANLCGANLNGANLSNATLCETELSGANLSGANLTRANLSGAVLRKTDFNGAKLKEADLRNTDLHAAKLDGAFLENIKH from the coding sequence GTGGCAAATAATGAACATTTGATTCAACTACAAAAAGGGGTGGGTAGTTGGAACTTCTGGCGATCGCAAAAGCATCGTGCTCAAATCGATCTCAGTGAAGCAGATCTTGCCTATGCCGAAGTGAGTAAAGCTGACTTTAGTGGCGCAGATCTGAGCTTAGCCAATCTGGGTGGAGCCAACTTAGTTGGGGCAAATCTCCGAGAAGCAAACCTAACCCTCGCCAATCTCAGTGGCGCAAATCTGAGTCTAGCGTCATTTCAGGATGTCACCCTCTGCATGACCAATCTCAGTGGCACAAATCTGAGCTTGGCAAATCTCAGCGCTGTCAATCTGAGTCTGGCAAATCTCAGTGGTGCAAACCTGAGTGGAGCCGTGTTACGAAATGCCAACTTAATGGGAGTGAATTTGAGTGGCGCAGATTTAACTAATGCCGATCTGAGCGATGCTAATCTCTGTGGGGCAAATCTGAATGGGGCAAATTTGAGTAATGCTACGCTTTGTGAAACGGAGCTAAGTGGAGCGAACCTCAGTGGGGCAAATTTAACTAGAGCCAATCTGAGTGGGGCAGTCCTACGCAAAACGGACTTTAATGGAGCAAAACTCAAGGAGGCAGATTTACGCAATACCGATCTTCATGCGGCGAAACTAGATGGAGCTTTTCTAGAAAATATCAAGCATTAA
- a CDS encoding M48 family metallopeptidase — protein sequence MGSRSPSLANPINPELPAYTVRISDRAKCVRLALSVDKGLEVVIPKNYDHLKIPELIHQKRDWIIRNQRKLDEREAFLQSQAPHELPDVIKLRSLGEEWQIIYNQTVTKFGSITISEQKEQFQLIISGNVTDTEGCKTLLKQWLMRKAEKHLFSWLRRVSIQINLPYCTTTIRGQKTLWGSCSSDRNISLNYKLLFLETKVVEYVLIHELCHTIHMNHSAKFWNLVSKFEPNYKTLDESLKQAWQIVPAWVGL from the coding sequence ATGGGATCTCGTTCTCCATCCTTAGCCAATCCAATCAACCCAGAGTTGCCAGCCTACACGGTACGGATCAGCGATCGCGCTAAATGTGTACGCCTTGCCCTGTCAGTTGACAAGGGACTAGAGGTGGTAATCCCTAAAAATTACGATCACCTAAAAATTCCTGAACTCATTCACCAAAAGCGTGATTGGATTATTCGCAATCAACGCAAACTTGATGAGCGTGAAGCATTCTTGCAGTCACAAGCACCCCATGAACTGCCTGATGTGATAAAGTTGAGATCGCTAGGTGAGGAATGGCAAATCATCTATAACCAAACAGTTACTAAATTTGGCTCGATTACCATTAGTGAACAAAAGGAACAGTTTCAGCTAATTATCAGTGGTAATGTCACCGACACCGAAGGCTGCAAAACCTTACTAAAGCAATGGCTGATGCGGAAAGCTGAAAAACATCTATTTAGTTGGTTACGCCGAGTTAGTATTCAGATCAATTTGCCTTATTGCACTACCACGATTAGGGGGCAAAAAACTTTGTGGGGTAGCTGCTCTAGCGATCGAAATATTAGCCTCAACTACAAGCTTCTATTCCTCGAAACCAAGGTAGTGGAATATGTCCTCATCCATGAGCTATGCCACACCATCCATATGAACCACTCCGCCAAATTCTGGAATTTGGTGAGTAAGTTTGAGCCAAATTACAAAACCTTAGATGAATCCCTCAAGCAAGCATGGCAGATTGTCCCTGCATGGGTAGGGTTGTAA
- a CDS encoding glycosyltransferase family 9 protein, whose protein sequence is MMRILALVPGGTGDQLLFFPTLDTLKQQYPNAEIDVVVEPRAIATYRISQSVNRVLKFDFSDRNSLADFGNLLGTIRDREYDAAILSKPSFSINTLLWLSGIPKRISFAGAGEFLLTDVIPVDPEEYIAVQNHNLLIGLGIQQSSPSIKVNLPKNDLDWASGEQKRLDIQKSGFILLNCGAYANYPAESWAEIARNIKTKLPDLPIVAIDSVNNADLLKQLSTKFPNLLITSPTDIGKLTAMIAAANLFICAEGDAMQLGVAVGTALVAILSSTISASAFLPIQEKRVKYVQAVKGQPLKDIPAKTVLAKIWEG, encoded by the coding sequence ATGATGCGAATACTGGCATTGGTTCCAGGTGGGACTGGCGATCAGTTACTGTTTTTCCCGACACTGGATACCCTCAAACAACAGTATCCCAATGCCGAAATTGATGTGGTGGTCGAGCCACGCGCGATCGCTACCTATCGAATTAGCCAATCTGTCAATCGCGTACTTAAATTTGATTTTAGCGATCGCAACTCTTTGGCGGATTTTGGCAATTTACTTGGGACAATCCGCGATCGCGAATATGACGCGGCAATTCTTAGCAAGCCCAGCTTCTCGATTAATACCTTGTTATGGCTAAGCGGTATTCCCAAGCGAATCTCCTTTGCAGGGGCAGGGGAATTTTTACTGACGGATGTGATTCCTGTAGATCCTGAAGAATATATTGCGGTACAGAACCATAACTTGCTGATCGGTCTTGGCATTCAGCAGTCATCCCCATCGATCAAGGTTAACCTTCCTAAAAATGACTTGGATTGGGCATCGGGTGAACAAAAACGCCTTGACATCCAAAAGAGTGGCTTTATCTTGCTCAATTGCGGTGCATATGCCAACTATCCTGCGGAAAGCTGGGCAGAGATCGCCCGCAATATTAAAACCAAACTACCAGATTTGCCAATTGTGGCGATCGATAGTGTCAACAATGCTGATTTACTCAAGCAGCTCTCAACGAAATTTCCTAACCTCCTGATTACCAGCCCCACGGATATTGGCAAACTGACTGCCATGATTGCAGCAGCCAATCTGTTTATCTGTGCGGAAGGTGATGCAATGCAGTTGGGCGTTGCGGTTGGTACTGCCTTAGTCGCAATTTTAAGTTCGACGATATCCGCATCTGCTTTCTTGCCGATTCAAGAAAAACGGGTGAAATATGTACAGGCGGTGAAGGGACAACCCCTCAAAGATATCCCAGCCAAAACAGTTCTTGCCAAAATTTGGGAAGGCTAA
- a CDS encoding DUF3352 domain-containing protein: MTERKPNLLPIIGGAAVVVAGGVGAYFFFNKPAILPTSNAAAGTLSVVPKQSLMAMSISTDGAALSQIEQFLSPETKKLYDTELEKFRKNLSSSDFDYDKDVKPWIGKSVTIAFLPSGKKASFVPNKSQSSLQPRYVPMSDTGSIQFVQDKAKDQAEPTSDTPNVLLVIEVKDKAGAEKFLADKVKTKAGGKEKQSDYKGVKITQYGEGSNASATATVGNYLIVAPREQITQKAIDTFKGEASIASAASADDLKLKNTVAQIYIPNFGESIVELAALNPKAETIPPESLEQLKKIKSVNLGFGIDDAGIRFKALGKFDASAIAALKNSPNKIIGQIPSQAFAVISGFNIKNSWEEFTKSAEKNPEIKKSLDEARTQLKSSPLALDLDKDIFGWMDGEYALASVSGKPEGILAQTQGLAPVLMIQTNNRSAGESLLNKLDDFISKNGGKVSKKDVGGVSVTEWSVPGAPGAIVSHGWSQKDTVFITASPIVPLFVPKPESSLDADATYKSVVSTLPSNNVGYFYLDADRTWGIIQSFLPPAEKEKTPPEVKALITSVRGLAATAAYPNQDTAEFEAILALKKGGK; the protein is encoded by the coding sequence ATGACTGAAAGAAAACCGAATTTACTGCCAATTATTGGTGGTGCTGCTGTAGTAGTTGCTGGTGGTGTAGGAGCTTATTTTTTCTTCAATAAACCAGCCATTTTGCCTACTAGCAATGCTGCTGCGGGAACTCTCAGTGTTGTTCCCAAACAGTCTCTGATGGCAATGTCTATCTCTACTGATGGTGCTGCACTTTCTCAAATAGAGCAATTTCTGTCTCCAGAAACCAAAAAACTTTACGATACAGAACTGGAAAAATTTAGAAAGAATCTTTCCTCAAGTGATTTTGACTATGATAAAGACGTAAAGCCTTGGATTGGCAAAAGTGTGACGATCGCCTTTTTACCATCGGGCAAGAAAGCAAGTTTTGTACCTAACAAATCTCAATCTTCACTCCAACCTCGATATGTACCCATGAGCGATACAGGGTCAATTCAGTTTGTGCAAGATAAGGCTAAAGATCAAGCTGAGCCTACATCGGATACTCCTAATGTACTCTTAGTAATTGAGGTAAAGGATAAAGCTGGTGCTGAGAAATTTTTGGCAGACAAAGTCAAAACTAAAGCGGGTGGAAAAGAGAAGCAATCTGACTATAAGGGCGTAAAAATTACGCAATATGGTGAAGGCTCAAATGCCAGTGCTACCGCCACAGTCGGCAATTATTTAATCGTTGCGCCCCGTGAACAAATTACGCAAAAGGCGATCGATACCTTTAAAGGTGAAGCTTCGATCGCTAGTGCTGCGAGTGCCGATGATCTCAAGCTTAAAAATACTGTTGCTCAAATTTATATTCCCAACTTCGGCGAATCAATCGTTGAGCTAGCAGCATTAAATCCCAAAGCTGAAACCATTCCTCCAGAATCCTTGGAACAGTTGAAGAAGATTAAATCCGTCAACTTAGGCTTTGGCATTGATGACGCAGGTATTCGCTTTAAAGCATTAGGCAAATTCGACGCATCCGCAATTGCTGCACTCAAGAATTCTCCTAACAAGATTATCGGTCAAATTCCTTCCCAAGCATTTGCAGTAATTTCTGGATTTAATATCAAGAATTCATGGGAAGAGTTTACCAAGTCAGCCGAGAAGAATCCTGAAATCAAGAAAAGTCTTGATGAAGCCAGAACTCAACTAAAGTCTTCTCCCTTGGCGCTTGATCTAGACAAAGATATTTTCGGATGGATGGATGGTGAATATGCCCTTGCCTCAGTATCTGGCAAGCCAGAGGGCATCCTTGCCCAAACTCAAGGATTAGCACCTGTCTTGATGATCCAAACCAACAATCGTTCTGCTGGGGAATCCTTGCTCAATAAATTGGATGATTTTATTTCCAAGAATGGCGGTAAGGTTAGCAAAAAAGATGTTGGTGGTGTTTCTGTCACTGAATGGTCAGTTCCCGGTGCCCCGGGGGCGATCGTCTCCCACGGTTGGAGCCAAAAAGATACAGTCTTTATCACAGCTTCGCCAATTGTGCCTCTCTTTGTACCCAAGCCTGAAAGCTCTCTAGATGCTGATGCTACCTACAAATCTGTAGTTAGTACTCTACCTTCCAATAATGTTGGCTATTTCTATCTTGATGCTGATAGAACATGGGGCATTATTCAAAGCTTCTTACCTCCTGCGGAGAAGGAAAAAACTCCTCCTGAAGTGAAGGCATTGATTACCTCTGTACGTGGTTTAGCCGCAACAGCCGCTTATCCTAATCAGGATACTGCCGAATTTGAGGCTATTCTCGCGCTTAAAAAGGGTGGAAAATAG
- a CDS encoding alpha/beta hydrolase — protein MTEYNLFKIGIFTTGALLVIIYIAACIFLLIRQRQMIFTPTYDESQENSLKLYLDYEEVWITLDSNYSTQDKLHGYFIYPEKDILEIGTILYLHGSGGNISDHIYLRDVAQLKKLGFSVFLFDYRGYGKSIGNFPSEMSIYADAQTALKYLTEQKITPLKSIYLFGVSLGGAVAIDLALKEPNVAGLIVVSTFTSMQEEIYHLGYRMFPIHLILNQRFESISKVPYLKTPVMFIHGTSDTFNPSIMSQKLYTAAPEPKQLLLIDNFGHNNISEMIETAQFKNGIQKFIQDINAKN, from the coding sequence ATGACAGAATATAATCTCTTCAAAATAGGAATATTTACTACTGGAGCGTTATTAGTAATAATTTATATAGCTGCTTGTATTTTTCTATTGATTCGCCAGAGGCAAATGATCTTCACTCCAACCTATGACGAATCCCAAGAAAATTCTTTGAAATTATATCTTGATTATGAAGAAGTTTGGATTACATTAGACAGTAATTACAGCACTCAAGATAAATTGCATGGATATTTTATATATCCAGAAAAGGATATTTTAGAGATAGGAACAATTTTATATTTGCATGGATCTGGGGGAAATATTAGTGACCATATTTATCTTCGAGATGTTGCCCAACTTAAGAAATTAGGATTTTCTGTTTTCTTATTTGACTATAGAGGTTATGGAAAAAGCATAGGAAACTTTCCATCAGAAATGAGTATTTATGCAGATGCTCAGACTGCGTTAAAGTATCTAACTGAGCAAAAAATAACTCCACTCAAAAGTATTTATTTGTTTGGTGTATCTTTAGGTGGTGCAGTCGCTATTGATTTGGCACTGAAAGAACCAAATGTAGCAGGATTGATAGTGGTTAGTACTTTTACATCCATGCAAGAAGAGATATATCATTTAGGATATAGGATGTTCCCTATTCACCTAATACTAAATCAAAGATTTGAATCAATTAGTAAGGTTCCTTACTTAAAGACACCAGTGATGTTTATTCATGGTACTTCCGATACATTTAATCCATCGATCATGAGTCAAAAGTTATATACTGCTGCACCTGAGCCAAAACAACTACTTTTAATTGATAACTTTGGTCATAATAATATTTCAGAGATGATTGAAACTGCCCAGTTTAAAAATGGGATACAGAAATTTATTCAAGATATAAATGCAAAGAATTAA
- a CDS encoding undecaprenyldiphospho-muramoylpentapeptide beta-N-acetylglucosaminyltransferase: MNKPKIVLTGGGTGGHVSPNLALIPALEADGWEIFYIGSSNGIEKQLVAEVGLPYYGISSGKLRRYFSWQNFIDPFKVIKGIFDAFWAIAKIKPQVVFSKGGFVTVPVIFASWLQRIPVIIHESDFSSGLANRLSLPFATKVCVTFPETAKKLAKYGSKVKHTGLPIRPDIRNGNADRGRAFCGIYGDLPVLFVVGGSTGSAKINQAVRSVLDTLTQKYQVVHACGKGNLDPHLKDHPRYCQFEYLGTELADVLALADLVVSRSGANAVFEFLTLRKPNLLIPLSKLSSRGDQILNAKSFQARGYSAVLFEEDLTSESLLTAIADLDARRDEYIQNMNQSEDANAIAQIVELVKAFSEK; the protein is encoded by the coding sequence TTGAATAAACCTAAAATTGTATTAACAGGTGGTGGTACTGGTGGTCACGTTAGCCCCAATCTTGCTTTAATTCCTGCGCTCGAAGCCGATGGTTGGGAAATTTTTTATATCGGCTCTAGCAATGGCATTGAGAAGCAACTTGTTGCAGAAGTGGGACTTCCCTACTACGGCATCTCTTCAGGGAAATTGCGCCGTTATTTTTCTTGGCAGAACTTCATCGATCCTTTCAAAGTGATTAAAGGCATATTTGATGCTTTTTGGGCGATCGCGAAAATTAAGCCCCAAGTAGTGTTTTCTAAGGGCGGCTTCGTGACTGTTCCTGTGATCTTCGCGAGTTGGTTGCAGCGGATTCCTGTAATTATTCATGAATCAGATTTCTCTTCAGGTTTAGCCAATCGCCTCTCACTTCCCTTTGCTACTAAGGTCTGCGTCACTTTCCCTGAAACCGCTAAGAAATTGGCGAAATATGGCTCTAAAGTGAAGCATACAGGATTGCCCATTCGTCCTGATATACGGAATGGCAATGCCGATAGAGGGAGAGCTTTTTGTGGCATTTACGGAGACTTGCCAGTTCTATTTGTAGTGGGCGGTAGTACAGGTTCTGCCAAAATCAATCAGGCTGTGCGATCAGTTTTAGATACACTCACTCAAAAGTATCAAGTGGTTCATGCCTGCGGTAAGGGCAATCTTGATCCCCATCTCAAAGATCATCCGCGTTACTGTCAATTTGAATATTTAGGAACGGAATTGGCGGATGTGTTAGCATTGGCGGATTTAGTAGTATCTAGATCGGGTGCTAATGCTGTATTTGAGTTTTTGACTCTACGCAAGCCGAATTTGTTAATTCCTCTATCAAAATTATCGAGTCGCGGTGATCAGATTCTGAATGCGAAGTCTTTTCAAGCGCGGGGCTATAGTGCCGTTCTCTTTGAAGAAGATTTAACTAGTGAGAGTTTATTAACAGCGATCGCTGATTTAGATGCTCGTCGTGATGAATATATTCAAAACATGAATCAGAGCGAGGATGCTAATGCGATCGCCCAAATTGTAGAACTAGTTAAAGCTTTTTCCGAAAAATAA
- a CDS encoding pirin family protein → MLTIRKSEERGHANHGWLDSYHTFSFANYYDPQHMAFRSLRVINQDVIAGGKGFGTHPHRDMEIITYMLDGALEHKDSMGNGSIIHVGDVQRMSAGTGITHSEFNHSATETAHLLQIWILPNQQNVTPSYEQISFSRQEKLNQLKLIASPDGRDRSVTIHQDANVYASILEDGAEVTHRLNPNRYAWIQVARGNVLVGDRLLSAGDAISSDQAGDLKITSQGNAEILVFDLA, encoded by the coding sequence ATGCTCACTATTCGGAAATCAGAAGAAAGAGGACATGCCAATCATGGTTGGCTCGATAGTTATCACACTTTCTCCTTTGCGAACTACTACGATCCGCAGCATATGGCGTTTCGCTCACTGCGTGTAATTAATCAAGATGTGATTGCTGGTGGTAAAGGATTTGGCACACATCCTCACCGTGACATGGAAATCATTACCTATATGCTTGATGGAGCCTTAGAGCATAAGGACAGCATGGGTAATGGATCAATCATTCATGTTGGTGATGTGCAGAGAATGAGTGCAGGTACTGGGATTACCCATAGTGAGTTTAATCATTCAGCGACAGAAACTGCTCATTTATTGCAAATCTGGATTTTGCCCAATCAGCAGAATGTTACACCCAGCTATGAGCAAATTTCTTTCTCACGGCAAGAGAAGTTAAACCAGTTAAAACTGATTGCTTCTCCTGACGGACGCGATCGCTCAGTGACGATTCATCAAGATGCAAATGTATATGCCTCGATCCTTGAAGATGGCGCAGAGGTGACGCATAGGCTCAATCCTAACCGCTATGCGTGGATACAGGTTGCTAGAGGGAATGTGTTAGTAGGCGATCGCCTGCTCAGCGCTGGCGACGCAATTTCTAGCGATCAAGCTGGTGATTTGAAAATCACTAGTCAAGGTAATGCTGAAATTTTAGTGTTTGACTTAGCTTAG
- a CDS encoding CDGSH iron-sulfur domain-containing protein yields MSEPKIVDKKPVVLELEPKTYYWCTCGASTNQPYCNGAHKGTEFTPLAFEVTETKKVALCLCKHTGNAPFCDGAHTKL; encoded by the coding sequence ATGAGCGAGCCTAAAATTGTTGATAAGAAGCCTGTTGTATTGGAACTAGAACCTAAAACCTATTACTGGTGTACCTGTGGAGCATCCACCAACCAGCCCTATTGTAACGGCGCTCATAAAGGCACTGAGTTTACTCCCCTTGCCTTTGAAGTCACAGAAACGAAGAAGGTTGCACTTTGTTTATGCAAGCATACAGGCAATGCTCCTTTCTGTGATGGCGCACATACCAAACTTTAA